In a genomic window of Candidatus Thermoplasmatota archaeon:
- a CDS encoding histidinol phosphate phosphatase domain-containing protein, producing the protein MRARRCDFHMHTTLSDGDLLPMEMIRRAAAADHRAIALTDHASFSNIEEVVRALEKDCEKSDAWGIQAIPGVELTHVPVRYLDDAIRKSRKAGAELIVVHGETPVEPVEKGTNGKAVANPDVDILAHPGMISADEVELAAENDVYLEITCRGGHSLANGHVASLAREMKAKLVVNTDAHSTEDLSSMAFSNTVARGAGMLPEEIRAALVSAPEEILKRLGRL; encoded by the coding sequence ATGAGGGCTAGACGATGCGATTTCCATATGCACACGACCTTGAGCGACGGCGATCTTCTCCCGATGGAGATGATCAGAAGGGCAGCGGCTGCCGACCACCGCGCGATCGCCCTGACGGACCACGCATCCTTCTCCAACATCGAAGAGGTCGTCAGAGCACTTGAGAAAGACTGCGAGAAATCCGATGCCTGGGGCATTCAGGCGATTCCTGGCGTGGAGCTGACCCATGTCCCCGTCAGGTATCTGGACGACGCGATAAGGAAGTCGCGGAAGGCGGGGGCGGAGTTGATAGTCGTTCATGGCGAGACCCCCGTCGAGCCGGTGGAGAAGGGGACGAATGGAAAGGCGGTGGCGAACCCGGATGTGGACATCCTAGCACACCCGGGCATGATATCTGCTGATGAGGTGGAACTCGCTGCCGAGAACGATGTCTATCTGGAGATCACGTGCCGTGGAGGCCATTCACTTGCCAATGGTCATGTCGCATCGCTCGCGAGGGAGATGAAGGCGAAACTCGTTGTCAACACTGATGCCCATTCCACAGAGGACCTGAGCTCGATGGCTTTCTCGAACACTGTTGCTCGGGGAGCGGGGATGCTACCTGAAGAGATTCGTGCGGCACTTGTCTCTGCACCTGAGGAGATCCTGAAAAGACTTGGGAGACTGTAG
- a CDS encoding bifunctional phosphoribosyl-AMP cyclohydrolase/phosphoribosyl-ATP diphosphatase HisIE, giving the protein MSEKQELVPVIVQDVRNNNVLMLAYMNEEALKLTKKTGLMHYWSRSRNAIWKKGETSGNFQKCVELMTDCDGDAMLARVEQTGVACHTGSYSCFYKEPIHQSDVVSQLWKVFAERKATESESSYTVKLLKNRNLLLKKIAEESSEVIIAAKDKSREEIVYEAGDLLYHLMVLLFDEGITMDDIYGELEGRRK; this is encoded by the coding sequence ATGAGCGAGAAGCAAGAGCTTGTGCCGGTGATTGTACAGGATGTTAGGAATAACAACGTTCTGATGCTCGCCTACATGAACGAAGAGGCGCTTAAGCTGACTAAGAAGACAGGTTTGATGCATTACTGGAGCAGGTCGAGAAACGCGATCTGGAAGAAGGGGGAGACCTCCGGAAACTTCCAGAAGTGCGTCGAACTCATGACCGACTGCGACGGAGACGCGATGTTGGCAAGGGTCGAGCAGACGGGGGTTGCATGTCATACGGGGAGCTATTCGTGCTTCTACAAGGAGCCAATCCACCAGAGCGATGTGGTCTCTCAATTGTGGAAGGTATTCGCCGAGCGGAAGGCGACCGAGTCTGAATCGTCATACACTGTCAAGCTGCTTAAGAACAGGAACCTTCTCCTGAAGAAGATCGCCGAGGAGAGCTCGGAGGTCATCATCGCGGCGAAGGACAAATCCAGAGAGGAGATAGTATATGAGGCAGGGGACCTGCTGTATCATCTGATGGTCCTGCTGTTCGACGAAGGCATAACGATGGATGACATCTATGGGGAACTGGAGGGACGAAGGAAATGA
- the hisF gene encoding imidazole glycerol phosphate synthase subunit HisF, which translates to MPLTKRIIPCLDVKDGVVVKGVCFKNLRSVGDPPELAVEYQNQGADEIVFLDVNASVAGAETLRAAVQKTAETLFIPLTVGGGIRSFADVRATLKAGADKTSINSAAVEKPSLIAECAEAFGSQCMVVAIDAKRSSNDCWEVFTYSGTRATGIDAIEWSKEVCERGAGEILLTSMDADGTKMGFDIELTRQVVRAVNVPVIASGGCGTIDHIFEVLTKGEADAALAASIFHFGEHTVADVKRVLESKGVSIRKGAG; encoded by the coding sequence ATGCCTTTGACGAAGCGGATCATACCTTGTCTGGACGTCAAGGATGGCGTAGTCGTCAAGGGCGTGTGCTTCAAGAACCTCAGGAGCGTGGGTGATCCACCCGAACTGGCGGTCGAATACCAGAACCAGGGAGCCGATGAGATAGTGTTCCTTGATGTGAACGCGTCGGTCGCGGGAGCGGAGACCCTTCGCGCGGCGGTTCAGAAGACCGCGGAGACCTTGTTCATTCCGCTGACCGTCGGCGGGGGCATCAGATCGTTCGCAGACGTCAGGGCGACGCTCAAGGCTGGCGCCGACAAGACCTCGATAAACAGCGCTGCCGTCGAGAAACCATCCCTGATAGCGGAGTGTGCTGAGGCGTTCGGGAGCCAATGCATGGTGGTCGCGATAGATGCCAAGCGCAGTAGCAATGACTGTTGGGAAGTATTCACTTACTCGGGCACGAGAGCGACTGGAATCGATGCAATAGAATGGTCCAAGGAGGTATGCGAGAGAGGAGCTGGGGAGATACTCCTCACGAGCATGGACGCCGATGGAACGAAGATGGGCTTCGATATAGAGCTGACTAGGCAGGTGGTTCGTGCTGTGAATGTGCCTGTCATAGCCTCCGGCGGCTGCGGCACCATCGATCATATCTTCGAAGTGCTGACCAAGGGTGAGGCGGATGCAGCCCTCGCAGCATCGATATTTCACTTCGGCGAGCACACGGTCGCCGATGTCAAGCGGGTCCTTGAATCGAAAGGCGTTTCAATAAGGAAGGGTGCGGGATAA
- a CDS encoding imidazoleglycerol-phosphate dehydratase yields MSYQRSARKAELTRKTKETIIRLKLNIDGSGRCKCEMPDEFLRHMVETLAKYSGVDLEITAEGDIAHHLVEDVAIAIGRAFREALGDGPIKRIASATVPMDESLVQVTVDLIDRPFAHFDVPDQMYEHFVRSFAMELRATVHSVVLRGKDHHHIVEATFKALGLALKDAMASSATTLSTKSNVKWRIA; encoded by the coding sequence ATGAGCTATCAGAGAAGTGCCCGAAAGGCAGAATTGACTAGGAAGACGAAGGAGACGATCATCAGATTGAAGCTCAACATCGACGGCTCCGGCAGGTGCAAGTGCGAGATGCCGGACGAGTTCCTGAGGCACATGGTGGAGACTCTTGCCAAGTACTCGGGGGTCGACCTCGAAATCACTGCAGAAGGAGACATCGCGCACCACCTCGTAGAGGATGTGGCAATCGCTATCGGCCGGGCTTTCAGGGAGGCCTTGGGCGATGGACCAATCAAGAGGATAGCAAGCGCCACAGTCCCGATGGATGAGTCCTTAGTACAGGTCACGGTCGACCTCATCGACAGACCGTTCGCGCACTTCGATGTCCCAGACCAGATGTACGAGCATTTCGTGCGGTCATTCGCGATGGAGCTCAGAGCCACTGTGCACTCGGTGGTCTTGAGGGGGAAGGACCATCATCACATAGTCGAAGCCACCTTCAAAGCACTCGGACTAGCTCTCAAGGACGCGATGGCTTCCTCCGCGACGACGTTGTCAACGAAATCGAATGTGAAGTGGAGGATCGCCTGA
- a CDS encoding 1-(5-phosphoribosyl)-5-[(5-phosphoribosylamino)methylideneamino]imidazole-4-carboxamide isomerase — MKVIPAIDVKGGSCVQLVGGKPGTEKVRIEDVMGVARRWEKDGAEMIHVIDLDSALGTGNNESLVEMVIAAVDIPVQVGGGIRSEAQVQRLFDIGCERVIVGTRAIQDRPFIEKLASEYPESIVVAIDAVSNEVLIKGWQESSGKELLSVAAEMDELPIFGFLYTNIEVEGRLQGIDPIAIQALMTAVTKPLIVSGGITTMGDLDQLQRMGAHSAVVGMAIYTGNIDFKKAVRGFR, encoded by the coding sequence TTGAAGGTCATACCGGCAATCGATGTCAAGGGAGGTAGCTGCGTCCAGCTTGTCGGTGGAAAACCGGGCACTGAGAAGGTGAGGATCGAGGATGTCATGGGAGTCGCTAGGCGGTGGGAGAAGGACGGCGCCGAGATGATCCACGTGATCGACCTTGACTCAGCCCTTGGCACTGGCAACAATGAATCCCTGGTCGAGATGGTGATTGCTGCGGTCGATATCCCGGTGCAGGTCGGGGGAGGCATAAGGTCGGAGGCGCAGGTCCAGAGGCTGTTCGACATTGGTTGTGAAAGGGTCATCGTTGGCACAAGGGCCATCCAGGATAGACCCTTCATCGAGAAGCTGGCAAGCGAATATCCAGAGAGTATAGTCGTTGCGATAGACGCTGTCTCAAACGAAGTCCTCATCAAAGGTTGGCAGGAGAGCTCCGGAAAGGAGCTGCTGTCCGTTGCAGCGGAGATGGATGAGTTGCCGATCTTCGGTTTCTTGTACACGAACATAGAGGTGGAGGGCAGGCTGCAGGGGATAGACCCTATTGCAATTCAGGCGCTGATGACCGCAGTCACAAAACCCTTGATTGTCTCCGGCGGCATCACGACGATGGGTGACTTGGACCAGCTCCAGAGGATGGGCGCGCACTCAGCGGTCGTGGGCATGGCGATATACACTGGCAATATAGATTTCAAGAAGGCTGTGAGGGGGTTCAGATGA
- the hisH gene encoding imidazole glycerol phosphate synthase subunit HisH, with the protein MRISLMDYGVGNLFSISKGLERAGAEVQIVTDPKLLLSADCIVFPGVGAFGAAMDVLRPRLPDLRKSINGGTPTLGVCLGMQILFERSEESPGEGICILKGDVKKLKSGRIPQMGWNDVVARDDPLFSGIPHVTQFYFANSYICRSKAKVEIAETEYGERFASAVRQGVVCGVQFHPEKSGPAGLRLLENFVKLAEGSA; encoded by the coding sequence ATGAGGATTTCCCTAATGGACTATGGTGTCGGGAACCTGTTCAGTATCTCCAAGGGGCTGGAGAGGGCGGGAGCAGAGGTCCAGATCGTGACAGACCCAAAGTTGCTGCTCTCGGCCGACTGCATTGTTTTCCCTGGCGTGGGAGCCTTTGGCGCCGCCATGGATGTGCTCAGACCAAGGCTCCCTGACCTGAGGAAGTCGATCAACGGAGGCACGCCCACACTGGGCGTCTGTCTCGGCATGCAGATACTCTTCGAGCGTAGCGAGGAATCACCCGGTGAAGGCATCTGCATACTGAAAGGAGATGTCAAGAAGCTGAAGAGCGGCCGAATACCCCAGATGGGCTGGAACGATGTCGTTGCCCGGGACGACCCTCTCTTCAGTGGAATCCCGCACGTGACCCAGTTCTATTTCGCGAACTCGTACATCTGCAGGTCGAAGGCAAAGGTCGAGATAGCAGAGACCGAATACGGTGAGAGGTTCGCATCTGCGGTACGCCAGGGTGTGGTCTGCGGCGTGCAGTTCCATCCAGAGAAGAGCGGTCCCGCGGGGTTGCGATTACTAGAGAACTTCGTGAAGTTGGCGGAGGGGTCAGCTTGA
- the hisC gene encoding histidinol-phosphate transaminase — protein sequence MTSVGELKRKTLGTLAKPTYSISRKDMVLLNDNANLFGVNPAAIETAERFDFSRLWAYPSESSDALRERIASEFGVSSDEVIVGNGSDELLDITSKCFINPGDALCSPTPTFSMYKFYGRLHLARIAEKMLRKDFSLDAEPILEERAKIVAICQPNNPTARLFDMAAVRRILNESFGLVMLDEAYADFCGSNMLQEVMNSEHSLDMRTFSKAYGIAGLRIGYAISRKEVIDELRAVRTPFGLNSFAEAVAVNALDNREWVHQMVSRMKTERAYLAPKLESLGFIVYPSDCNFLLCKSPVPSTALVSALRGEGVAIRDCNAYPLLENHVRVTVGPREMLDKLLEKLEHLLVGGQQ from the coding sequence ATGACGTCCGTCGGCGAGCTGAAGCGGAAGACGCTGGGAACACTGGCGAAGCCCACCTATTCCATATCGAGGAAGGACATGGTCCTTCTCAACGACAACGCGAACCTATTCGGTGTGAACCCAGCTGCAATTGAAACGGCAGAGAGGTTCGACTTCTCAAGGCTCTGGGCGTATCCCAGCGAGAGCTCGGATGCGCTAAGGGAAAGGATCGCTTCCGAGTTCGGGGTCTCCTCGGACGAGGTGATAGTGGGGAACGGGTCAGATGAGTTGCTCGACATCACTTCGAAGTGCTTCATCAACCCAGGCGATGCACTCTGTTCGCCCACGCCGACGTTCAGCATGTACAAGTTCTACGGCAGGTTGCACTTGGCGAGGATTGCCGAGAAGATGCTGAGGAAAGACTTCTCGCTAGATGCAGAGCCGATCTTGGAAGAGCGCGCGAAGATCGTTGCGATTTGTCAGCCGAACAATCCGACAGCCCGTCTATTCGACATGGCCGCGGTGAGACGAATATTGAACGAATCGTTCGGGCTCGTCATGCTGGACGAGGCATACGCTGACTTCTGTGGCTCAAACATGCTGCAAGAGGTCATGAACTCTGAACACTCCCTCGATATGAGGACCTTCTCCAAAGCCTATGGGATTGCGGGGCTCCGAATCGGCTATGCGATTTCCAGGAAGGAGGTCATAGACGAGCTCCGGGCGGTCAGAACTCCGTTCGGACTCAATTCCTTCGCAGAGGCCGTGGCAGTGAACGCATTGGACAACCGAGAATGGGTTCACCAGATGGTCTCCAGGATGAAGACAGAGCGTGCCTACCTCGCCCCGAAGCTGGAATCGTTGGGGTTCATTGTCTATCCTTCGGACTGTAATTTCCTGTTGTGCAAATCGCCTGTTCCGAGCACGGCGTTGGTGTCGGCGCTGAGAGGAGAGGGGGTGGCAATTAGGGACTGCAACGCGTACCCGCTGCTTGAGAACCATGTCAGGGTGACGGTCGGGCCGAGGGAAATGCTCGACAAGTTGCTGGAAAAGTTGGAGCATCTACTTGTTGGAGGGCAGCAATGA